Sequence from the Methanobacterium alkalithermotolerans genome:
ACAGTCTCCTTTTAAAAAAACATATTTTTTATTTTTTGAAGGAATGTTGTGAATTTTATGCATCCATTCTGCTAATGCTACAATCCAGGAACCCTTATTAATATTTAATCCCAGTTCACTTACAGGGGTTCCAGGAATATATTCTATTATTATGAAATTAAGGTTAGTTAAAATTAAAGAAGGTACGTTAATTTGATATCTCTGAAGCATATTTAAGATTCTGCTCTCTGTTTTAATTTTTTCTAATGGTTCGGGTTCAGAATAAAATTTTATAACCACGGGTTCTGAATGAAATCTTCCTGATTTTAATAAAAATACATGATTGCGGCGACTGAAGAACTTATTCATTGAATTATCCGGATTATTATTTCTTAATTTATTAATAGAACGCATAATAATCAAAATAAAAAAATGTAAGCAGGATAAACCTACTTACCTAATCGTTCGGATTTTTTAATGGCTGCGATGACACTGCTTTTTCCAAAGTACAATCCTACTCCTATAATTGTAATAAAAATTACAATTAAAAGAGTATATAGTGGGATACCACTACTGGCTGAGGATGTAATAGGGTCAGTTTTTGTATTAGCAGCTTCAGTTGATAGTTCATCATTGCTGATATTTTCTGTAATTGCATTAACAATTGAAGGGATTTGACTATAGGCATTTTCTGTATTTCCAATTAACTGATTATCTGGATTTATCAGGTAATCATCTCCTGAATCTATAGGATCTGTGATTGGGTCAGTTGTAGGGTCTGTGGGATCTGCGATTGGGTCTGTGGGATCGTTTATGGGTATTTCATATTCCTGAATAAACAATACCGGATCTCCACCTGCAGACAACATTTTACTTAACTCCGTTTGAGTTATTGGTATTTCTCGAAGTACACTGAATGCATCTAAAGATTCCGCATACCTTGATTGTCCCGGAAATGCTGATTCAATATACCATAACGCCCAGTACATGGTCCGATAATAATAATTATTAGGCCCAAAATCCTGGTCTTGCATAGTATTAATAATGCTACGATCCATATTCAGTAGCAGAGCTGTACCGGTCTGACTAAAATCATCCCATATTACGAATATTCCAGCTAGATTAGGATTCAAAGCATAATTGGATAATCCCATAGTATAGTAAGTTCCTAATGCGGCCGATACTCCTAAAGAATCTTTTATGACCTGTTCTTTACAATGTGCTGGAATACTAATTGTCATGTATTTTTGACCCGGTGCTAAAGGGTAATTAGTCAATACATAATTGGCTATTAAATATCCCTGAGATAAACCAGATCCTGGACATCCTCCACCTACACCTGATATTTGATAGTTGTAGGGGGTTTGAATAGCCCACTGATTGGCAAGGCTTATGATATAGTAGTCCTGCTGGAAATAAGGATTATCTGCTTCGCCACCAGAAAAAACTTTAGACATAGCCTGGGCATGTTTATCATTCTTTAAAGCTTCCCCGGAAATATCATAAACAGGGCTGATTTCTAAATTTCCATTGATATATTTCACAATCACTGCATTTAACTGACCATTTAATTCTTTTTTAATGAAAGTAAACCATAATGGTTGCCAAATCGCTCTTTTCAAATTCATTAGATTATCCATTGTAGTTCCAGTAATGCTGCTTAATCCATCCAAAGCACCTTGGGTTGAATAGCCATTTAAAAGCACAAAGCCGGCAGAACTTATTACTCCTAAATTAGAATCTCCTTTCTGATAATCTAATGCACTTTGCGCCATTAAAGCGGCATTTTTTCCCATGGAATACATTTGATCATAGTTTACCTGAGTAACAATGTTTTCTATTAGATAGGTATGGGTTTTATTGGACATATAATTGTCCAGGTAGTCCATATCAATTCCATTGGCCCATAAATAATCAAAATCATCCTTATTCATTTGTTTTAACATTTCTACCTGTATTAATGAACCGGGATCATTATTTAATTTATCTAAGAGCCAGCTATTGAACTGAATTTCGCTGATTGTTCCTTTTATTAAGCGGATACCATTTTCTGTTTCGAAAACATTTTCCAATTGGGAAGAACTCATTAAAGCCAAAACACCGTTCTGGGTTAATCTGTTCCACCACATATAAGCGGCTTGATTAGGGTTACCATTATCCATAGCCATGTAATTGAAGTAAGTTACTCTATTACTATCTCTTACCCATTTTAATGGACTTAACTCTAGCAAATATTCTGGGACATTATCATCCCCTCCTCCTGGAGTAGTAATCACATGATAAGACTCTTCAGCACTTAGCAGAGGATAGTTATCATAGAAACTTTTAGACATTACATATCCACTAATTAGTCCTTGTGATACACCTCCACTTGATCCCGCTATTTTTAGAAGATCAATTGGTGCACCTGAAGCCCAAGCATTGGCAATGCTGATTATTTCAAACGAATTTTTTCCAAATACATGTTCTAATTCGTTCCACTGAGAAGAACTGATGTAACTACTAATTTCAACTGGTTTTCCTGAAGAGAGTGTAAATGAAGAATCAGTACTAATGACTTTGTATTGCTTTGCCATTATTTGGGTTCCTTTTTTAGCCACGAATGTAAAGGATAAGTCGCCTAATGGATCTAAAAGACCTATTAAATTTCCTTTTCCAGTTGTTATCTTCTGGCTATTTGGTAATTCACTGGTAGTGTCAATTATGGCCTGTAAACTATTTTCAGTGGTTAAATCATTTAAGAATGCGGATCCTCCATTTGATATGCATAAAACGTCATCTGCATTTGAATAACCTAAATCTGGATCAGAAATAGCATCTTGAGTTATTAATTCTCCTATGGTGTATGGTTCTGCTGCAGAAACTGTTCCACATATTGATATTACTGCAAGGAATGCCATTGCAATAAATAAATACTTATTTTTAAAGCTTTTCACATTTTCACCTCCTTTTAATGAAATAAAATAATATTATCGATATGCATATTTATACATATCGATTATCAATAAAAGTTGGATGCAATTAAAATAAAAATTAAAAAGAAATAAAAAAAGAAATATCAGGATTTAAGACTACTAAAACGGGCATTCCATGCCTTGGAACGTACATTTGTTAGATTTAAATCCTTTCGTTTAATAGATATTCCTTTTTGTGGACAAACTCGGCTACAAGCCCCACATAAAACACAAAACTGAGGATTGATATAAGAATGATTATCTACCATACTAATTGCATTACAGGAACAAACATCTGCGCAGGCATGGCATGAATCTCCTTTACATTCAAATTCTTCTTCAAAAAATATTTCTCCAGAAAAAGGCTTGGTAATATGTGCAGCTTCTACTGGACAAATTTCCTGACACCAGCTACAATTTATACATTTTTCTTCATCCATTACGATGTTACCCGATATTTGGGGATCAGGAATTTCATCGGAATACATGCAAGTGGTGCAAACAATTTTTATGGCATCTTGAGGACATATCCTTCGGCATATACTGCAATAAATGCACTTAGATTCGTTTATCTTTGTGGAAGTACCAATAGATGGGTTACTTGAGTCGGGATTAATTTTTTCAATATTTATGGCATCTGCCGGGCAGGATTCTTCACACATGCCACAGAAAATACATTTATCCTGGTTTACTTCTGTCTCACCACTAACCAATTCTTTTCTATCAGGTAAAGTCCTATTCATAAAAATAGCGTCTCTAGGACATGCTGTACTGCATTTTCCACAATAAATGCATGTTTCTTCATCAATTTCAGAGCTATGGTTCCATTTAGGATACATATCCATGTTACGACTGTTTTCACCATCAATAGTAAATTTTAATGCATCAAAAGGGCAAGCAGAAGCACATAATCCACATAAACAACATTTGTTATTATCAATGGCCACTAAATCTCCTTGCAAAATTCCCCGGGCAATAGGCAACAAGGGACCTGTTCTCAGAGCATTGGTAGGACATATATCTACACATATCCCGCATCCTAAACACTTTGAATTTCGATGCTCCAGGCAACGGGTTTCTTTACCTTTTCTTTCAATTTTAGGCATTTTATCAGTCCTTAACTATTGCTTGATTGGGACAATTTTGAATACATAGATCGCAATCATCACAATTTTCTTCAATAAGAACTATATGGTTGCTATCACTTTCTAAGGCACCTTTTTCACATAATTTTATACATAAACCTTCTCCAGGGCAGGAACTAATTCCACCACATTTATCTTGATCAATTTTGACTGGCAAATGATTACCTCCTTAATCGTTTATATCAGAATATACGAACTGCATATATAAACATATCGATAATAAAAAAATAATATTTCAGTCGGTGGCATGTCTGTTAAGAAAACCAGTTATCAAGGACACCACCACAAAGCTTATTATTATTAACCCCAGAACTTGAATAGCCATTTCCACAATATCACCCTTTAATCGTCTTTAGCTTCTAAAATACATATACTGTCGGCACATTCATGTTCCAATTCAATCAGATCTTTTTTAAGTTTATTAACATCTATGGTGGTTAAACCTTTTATGATCTCACTATCAATTTTTATCTGAATAACACCTTCATTGTTGTTAATAACGGTCCCAGGAATATATACTCTTCCAATGGATAACCGTACTTCATCTCCTGATTTGACTTCATCTTTAATATAATGGCAAATTTCATCACAAGTAGCACTAACATTTTCCTTTTTTTTCAAAGTTATCACCTGATAAATATATGCTTATATTTTATTTATTCAACTATTTAAAACATGCCATATGGAATAAAAAAAGATTATCATGTCTTTTTTAATGAATTAAGAAAATATCTAATGAATAAAAAAGATATTGCTCTATAATTCCTCCATATCTCTTAGCTCAAGTAAAGTTTCAACTGCTTTAGGCTGAATATTTATTCCCTTCTCTTTGATTGCAGCTATGGGATTTAAACCACCAGGAGTTACAATCCCTACCCGATACCTCTCTACTTTAGCATTATAGACCAGTTCGCTGGGCTCCCCTACTTTGGAAATGGATAACCCAATATCTTCAATTTGCTTTAAAATATCCAGTGCCTGGGGTCGTGCCAGGTAGGGTATTTCCTTTAAACTGGCTAAAATACGCCCTATTCCTTTTAATGACTCATTTACTTCAGTCATATCCTTGGAAATATATATTTCATGCGGATCCAAAGAAGAACCACTATACGCTGTCAGTTCTACAAATCGAGGGCCTTTCTTTTCAATTTCTAAAATTCCTCCATATTTGGGAACAGACATAATTCCATTTTTAATTAAAATACCATCCACACTCAAACTGCAGATAGTGGCGATGCCCTTCTTGCTTTTGTCATCTGGATGAGAAATCACTTTAAAGAATCTGCTGGTGCAGTATTCCGGGCTGATTTTATATACATTATTGATTATTTCCAGAGCATCATCCAGATCATAATTATCCACATAAGATATATTGGCAATCAAGTGACCTTTTTGTGATTCCGGATCAAAATCAACATTCTGTATAAGATTCCAGGCTTTGGATAATAAAAAACGAACTTTGTGGCCGGTTTCAGGACCAGAAGACTTTATAACATTATTAACATCCGTTATTTTATTCATTTCCTGCAAATCCAGTAAATTTTCAGCAAGTTTAATATTAACTGCAAATCCTGCCTCTTTAGCAGCACATAATGGAGCTATTCCTCCGGTTATAGCTATTCCAACCATGTTATCTTCTACAGGAATTCCCAAAACATTTTCCCCATCCTTACCCATTTTAAGAAGTCCGGATATTCCTATTTTTTCCAGATTCTGGAATAATTCTACAGCCCGGGATCTTGATTGAGCAGGTATTACTCTGAAGTTGGCAGGAACCATCCCGCTTCCGCTAGTTGCAACATCCAAAACGGAAGTCATCTCTTTGGCATT
This genomic interval carries:
- the fwdF gene encoding tungsten-dependent formylmethanofuran dehydrogenase subunit FwdF, with protein sequence MPKIERKGKETRCLEHRNSKCLGCGICVDICPTNALRTGPLLPIARGILQGDLVAIDNNKCCLCGLCASACPFDALKFTIDGENSRNMDMYPKWNHSSEIDEETCIYCGKCSTACPRDAIFMNRTLPDRKELVSGETEVNQDKCIFCGMCEESCPADAINIEKINPDSSNPSIGTSTKINESKCIYCSICRRICPQDAIKIVCTTCMYSDEIPDPQISGNIVMDEEKCINCSWCQEICPVEAAHITKPFSGEIFFEEEFECKGDSCHACADVCSCNAISMVDNHSYINPQFCVLCGACSRVCPQKGISIKRKDLNLTNVRSKAWNARFSSLKS
- a CDS encoding BUD32 family EKC/KEOPS complex subunit, whose product is MRSINKLRNNNPDNSMNKFFSRRNHVFLLKSGRFHSEPVVIKFYSEPEPLEKIKTESRILNMLQRYQINVPSLILTNLNFIIIEYIPGTPVSELGLNINKGSWIVALAEWMHKIHNIPSKNKKYVFLKGDCNLRNFIYFKNRIYGLDFEEEIYGDPRLDLGEICFFILDVHSKDPGRWEMIKKFITAYENCSGNKISHLEKFINQSFKNAKKRRKLKKDSLEH
- a CDS encoding DUF2097 domain-containing protein, producing the protein MITLKKKENVSATCDEICHYIKDEVKSGDEVRLSIGRVYIPGTVINNNEGVIQIKIDSEIIKGLTTIDVNKLKKDLIELEHECADSICILEAKDD
- a CDS encoding 4Fe-4S binding protein, whose translation is MPVKIDQDKCGGISSCPGEGLCIKLCEKGALESDSNHIVLIEENCDDCDLCIQNCPNQAIVKD
- a CDS encoding DUF128 domain-containing protein — encoded protein: MPDETDRKMMEILRILSEKEQVLGAKTIAEELKKKGYNLGERAVRYHMRILDEKGFTERMGYAGRKITADGHKELKKGLVYDQVDFIFSKFESMIYQTTLDPLTGHGKVVVNTSSILLEDQAMETLKEVFEKGLAVSSFVKIDEPLEDDISSQEILLKTVCGTTIDGLLLGAGIPVIPQYGGLVKVKDYIPQRFTELIAYKKTSMTPLEAFNAKEMTSVLDVATSGSGMVPANFRVIPAQSRSRAVELFQNLEKIGISGLLKMGKDGENVLGIPVEDNMVGIAITGGIAPLCAAKEAGFAVNIKLAENLLDLQEMNKITDVNNVIKSSGPETGHKVRFLLSKAWNLIQNVDFDPESQKGHLIANISYVDNYDLDDALEIINNVYKISPEYCTSRFFKVISHPDDKSKKGIATICSLSVDGILIKNGIMSVPKYGGILEIEKKGPRFVELTAYSGSSLDPHEIYISKDMTEVNESLKGIGRILASLKEIPYLARPQALDILKQIEDIGLSISKVGEPSELVYNAKVERYRVGIVTPGGLNPIAAIKEKGINIQPKAVETLLELRDMEEL